One segment of Cohaesibacter intestini DNA contains the following:
- a CDS encoding site-specific integrase has translation MNALQRFPGKDTFEVIKLAEETGAKLLSPPTINNRLRNMSALFKWAVREDYMVKNYAEGLGVNDPVKARDKRRPFTEEELQIIFSAPLYSGCQSEFKYHLPGSQIIKKGRYWVPLLSLWTGMRLGECCQLHCDDIKQIDGVWCIIIQETKDGEGLDEADKKRVKTSSGERFVPIHSALERLGFINFALQQKQAKHVRLFPELKPSADGYLSNNFSKWFNDKSRFLGKLGLAGNGASFHSFRHNYRDAMRQAELNHDVVLALGGWSSGDTSDQYGGNLSPAFLKEQIEKIAYDGLKMPSCREGN, from the coding sequence GTGAATGCCCTGCAGAGGTTTCCGGGCAAGGATACTTTCGAGGTTATCAAGCTTGCAGAAGAAACCGGAGCCAAACTCCTCAGCCCTCCCACCATCAACAATCGCTTGAGGAACATGTCTGCCCTGTTCAAATGGGCTGTGCGAGAAGACTACATGGTGAAGAACTATGCTGAGGGTCTGGGAGTTAATGACCCGGTGAAAGCAAGAGACAAAAGGCGGCCATTCACTGAGGAAGAGCTACAAATCATCTTTTCGGCACCGCTCTATTCAGGTTGTCAAAGCGAGTTCAAATACCATCTTCCCGGAAGTCAGATCATCAAGAAGGGGCGCTATTGGGTGCCTTTGCTCTCTCTGTGGACTGGCATGCGCCTTGGAGAATGCTGTCAGCTTCATTGCGATGACATCAAACAAATTGATGGGGTCTGGTGCATCATTATTCAGGAAACCAAAGACGGTGAGGGATTGGACGAAGCGGACAAGAAGCGGGTGAAAACCTCTTCAGGAGAACGTTTCGTGCCAATTCACTCGGCTTTGGAGAGGCTCGGCTTCATCAATTTTGCCCTTCAGCAAAAGCAAGCAAAACATGTCCGCTTGTTCCCTGAGTTGAAGCCTTCCGCAGATGGATACCTATCGAACAACTTCTCGAAGTGGTTCAACGACAAATCGCGCTTCCTTGGCAAGCTTGGTCTTGCGGGCAACGGGGCATCCTTTCACAGCTTCCGACACAACTATCGTGATGCTATGCGGCAAGCTGAGTTGAACCACGATGTCGTACTAGCGCTAGGTGGGTGGTCTTCGGGTGACACGTCAGATCAATATGGCGGCAACCTCAGCCCGGCTTTCCTTAAGGAGCAGATCGAGAAGATTGCCTATGACGGTTTGAAAATGCCGAGTTGTCGCGAAGGAAATTAG
- a CDS encoding restriction endonuclease subunit S, with amino-acid sequence MVPEGWVKLALSSVADVRTGIAKGKKDISDPISMPYLRVANVQDGYLDLSEIKEIEVSRNMVERYRLQDGDVLMTEGGDFDKLGRGTIWRGQVPNCLHQNHVFAVRVHEGKLLPFFFAMLSGGAYGKRYFLKAAKRSTNLASINSTQLKAFPVLLPPLSEQKKIAEILSTWDRAIEVAERQLETARLQKKALMQQLLTGTRRLPGFDGEWKTVKLGDIADTYSGLSGKSKTDFGSGAPYIPYKNVFDNAETDASFLELVQLSRGEEQNRVRKGDVIFTTSSEVPKEVGMSSVVLFEMEELYLNSFCFGLRMHEMGVLLPVFGKHFFRSGHVRRKIVVLAQGSTRYNLSKKEFMKIEIDLPCPQEQEAIAEYLEKAAQQVVSLKHSISHLRTEKRALMQQLLTGKKRVTV; translated from the coding sequence ATGGTGCCTGAGGGTTGGGTGAAGCTGGCTTTGTCAAGCGTCGCAGACGTGCGTACCGGCATTGCAAAAGGCAAAAAGGACATTTCTGATCCCATCTCTATGCCTTATCTCAGGGTCGCGAATGTGCAAGACGGTTACCTAGATCTCAGCGAGATTAAAGAGATTGAAGTCAGCAGGAACATGGTTGAGCGATACCGTCTGCAAGATGGTGACGTTCTTATGACCGAGGGAGGAGACTTCGATAAATTGGGGCGGGGCACTATTTGGCGCGGACAAGTACCCAACTGTTTACACCAAAATCATGTGTTTGCGGTGAGAGTTCATGAAGGCAAGCTCTTGCCATTTTTCTTCGCAATGCTGAGTGGAGGGGCCTACGGAAAGCGATATTTCCTTAAAGCGGCCAAACGCAGCACTAACTTGGCAAGCATCAACTCAACCCAGCTCAAGGCATTTCCCGTCCTCCTCCCCCCTCTCTCCGAACAGAAGAAGATCGCCGAGATCCTGTCGACGTGGGACCGGGCGATTGAGGTGGCGGAGCGGCAGCTAGAGACTGCACGGCTTCAGAAAAAGGCCCTGATGCAACAGCTCCTAACCGGCACCCGCCGCCTCCCCGGATTTGATGGCGAGTGGAAGACCGTGAAGTTGGGGGATATTGCTGACACTTATTCAGGCCTATCTGGTAAGTCAAAAACAGATTTTGGCTCAGGGGCCCCGTATATTCCATACAAAAATGTCTTTGATAATGCCGAGACTGACGCTTCATTTCTTGAGCTAGTTCAACTGTCTCGGGGAGAAGAGCAAAACAGAGTTCGAAAAGGTGATGTAATATTCACCACGTCTTCCGAAGTTCCTAAAGAAGTTGGGATGAGTTCTGTTGTTTTATTCGAAATGGAAGAATTGTATTTAAATAGTTTCTGTTTTGGATTGCGAATGCATGAAATGGGCGTTCTGCTGCCCGTTTTTGGAAAGCATTTTTTCAGATCGGGGCATGTACGACGAAAAATTGTAGTCCTAGCTCAAGGATCAACGCGCTATAATCTGTCCAAAAAGGAATTTATGAAAATCGAGATCGATCTTCCCTGCCCTCAAGAGCAGGAGGCAATAGCGGAATATCTAGAAAAGGCTGCCCAACAGGTTGTTAGTTTGAAGCACTCTATATCCCACCTCCGCACCGAAAAACGCGCTTTGATGCAGCAGTTGCTGACTGGCAAGAAGAGGGTGACGGTCTGA
- a CDS encoding M48 family metallopeptidase, with protein MAASDQTEPENRLLVYGDMRLPYVVVREERPSGKIAINVEPDGTVLVQAPVAANASAIHQSVHAKARWIFQHVVNAQSRFHNVLNREYVNGEEVMYLGRRHQLKLIDVPRSERRVRLFRGRVEVLTETRDPDAIRLKLRAWYKFRAQDIFKGCIREWTQTLPWINTPPKFELLEMQKRWGSCATDGVLRINPFLVKAPRVCIEHVLLHELCHLKEHNHSKAFYELLDRFQPGWQTTKTKLDEWVEELLNE; from the coding sequence ATGGCAGCTTCTGATCAAACTGAGCCTGAGAACCGCCTGTTGGTCTACGGAGATATGCGGCTGCCTTATGTCGTCGTCAGGGAAGAGCGACCATCCGGCAAGATCGCCATCAATGTTGAACCCGATGGGACTGTACTAGTGCAGGCTCCTGTTGCAGCGAATGCCTCAGCCATTCATCAATCGGTTCACGCGAAGGCTAGGTGGATCTTCCAGCATGTGGTCAATGCGCAATCTCGTTTTCACAACGTGCTGAACCGTGAGTATGTCAATGGTGAAGAGGTCATGTATTTGGGCCGACGCCATCAGCTCAAGTTGATCGATGTTCCCCGCTCTGAGCGACGTGTTCGACTATTTCGTGGGAGAGTGGAAGTCCTTACGGAAACCAGAGACCCAGATGCCATTCGTCTCAAACTCCGTGCTTGGTACAAGTTTCGTGCTCAAGACATCTTCAAGGGATGCATCCGAGAATGGACACAAACGCTTCCGTGGATCAACACACCCCCAAAGTTTGAACTTCTCGAAATGCAGAAAAGGTGGGGAAGTTGTGCCACCGATGGAGTGCTGCGCATCAATCCGTTTTTGGTCAAAGCCCCCCGAGTTTGCATCGAGCACGTGCTCTTACATGAGCTCTGTCATCTCAAGGAGCACAACCACAGCAAAGCCTTCTATGAGCTTCTCGACCGTTTCCAACCTGGCTGGCAGACCACAAAGACGAAACTGGATGAGTGGGTCGAAGAGTTGCTGAACGAATGA
- a CDS encoding type I restriction endonuclease subunit R, with protein sequence MLDQSAPITSEDVASKIPALALMINMGWIYISVEDCLARRGSNRAVLLEDSLRLWLDAYRFDYRGRLYPLSEDGKAQVMKGVTHLGLVQGLAKANETLHTILSLGITVTEFMPDGHKQPVTVSLVDWKDISANRFEVTEEMSVERQGQTTTYRPDIVGFVNGLPLLIIEAKKAVSAHKDKMVEEAISQHLRNQLPDGIQSLYAYGQVLMALAESQARYGTIETPLKFWAAWHEEEVSEADMLVIKNMPLDGAQRDNLMSGLSAKVKAHLLTLWSAEMALTEQDRLLIGIARPDRLLEFVRYFLLFDSKVGKIAARYQQFFGVRAMLAQVQQRDETSSSGKKRKGGIVWHTTGSGKSYTMVFLCRALLHNPDLAKCRLLIVLDRIDLEKQLAATFRTGGAFGSAIATKKEGEKARAESGQDLAKRIGLGTDRIIFTLLQKFNSATKYPECKNDSEDMIVLVDEGHRSQGGENHERMQLALPNAAFIAFTGTPLLKERKTENKFGKILHAYTMREAVDDGTVTPLLYEERQPMLDVNDKAIDNWFEKITTGLTDEQKADLKRKFSSKGQVYGAEQRIRLIAYDIATHFRDNFKDIGLKGQLATDSKLSAIRYKKALDETALVTSAVIISPPDTREGHEDTNAANAPEVQTWWAQTVGNDADAYEENVISGFSLVGPPDILIVVDKLLTGFDEPRNAVLYIDKDLKQHNLLQAIARVNRLHEDKKFGYLVDYRGILKELDTSLQDYQKLAEETREGYDPEDLEGIYASVSTEYLQLPKLHRELWALFSGVKNKADKEQFRRLLVPKMVTEEGMSYDANLKFREDFYAALTNFGMCLKLATSTRAFFEDPGFDEEKLNRYKADLKFFMGIRQQARADAMETVDFSQYEKQIRNLLDHQVTGVDIREPKGLIQVGGNKDGDSSEDPEEWSDEKKKNEADLIRTRLTQSIEVDLAEDPYAQAVFSELLREAIAEAEAMFDFPGKQYDLFKDLEAQMKEGATADIPNAIRENRHVRAYYGIFKQQIDPVRFEELGEEHFIAEAQLVDRVVMDAVAANSLSQEAIMNEISRSLLPTFFKTYGDITIAQSLISAIQDKVRAGTTNGSF encoded by the coding sequence ATGCTCGATCAATCCGCGCCGATCACTTCCGAAGATGTCGCCTCCAAGATCCCGGCGCTGGCGCTGATGATCAATATGGGCTGGATCTACATCTCCGTTGAGGACTGCCTCGCCCGTCGTGGCTCCAATCGTGCGGTGCTGCTCGAGGATAGTCTGCGCCTGTGGCTTGATGCCTATCGCTTTGACTATCGCGGCAGGCTCTATCCTTTGTCCGAGGATGGCAAGGCGCAGGTGATGAAGGGCGTCACCCATTTGGGGCTGGTGCAAGGGCTGGCCAAGGCCAACGAGACCCTACACACCATCCTCTCCCTTGGCATCACCGTCACTGAATTCATGCCCGACGGCCACAAGCAGCCCGTCACCGTGTCATTGGTTGATTGGAAGGATATCAGTGCCAACCGGTTCGAGGTGACAGAGGAGATGAGCGTTGAGCGGCAGGGCCAGACAACGACCTATCGCCCCGACATTGTCGGCTTTGTCAATGGGTTGCCGCTGCTGATCATCGAAGCCAAGAAGGCGGTGTCAGCCCACAAGGACAAGATGGTGGAAGAGGCCATCTCGCAGCATCTCCGCAACCAGTTGCCCGATGGCATCCAGAGCCTTTACGCCTATGGGCAGGTTCTGATGGCGCTGGCCGAAAGTCAGGCGCGATATGGGACCATTGAGACACCATTGAAATTCTGGGCAGCCTGGCATGAGGAAGAAGTCTCCGAGGCCGACATGCTGGTGATCAAGAATATGCCGCTCGATGGGGCTCAGCGGGACAATCTGATGTCGGGGCTCTCGGCCAAGGTGAAGGCGCACCTGCTGACGCTCTGGTCTGCAGAGATGGCCCTAACCGAGCAGGACCGGCTGTTGATCGGCATCGCCCGACCGGACCGGCTGCTGGAGTTCGTCCGTTACTTCCTGCTGTTTGACAGCAAGGTGGGCAAGATCGCCGCCCGATATCAGCAGTTCTTCGGTGTACGTGCCATGCTGGCCCAGGTGCAGCAGCGCGACGAGACAAGCAGCTCAGGCAAGAAGCGCAAGGGCGGGATCGTCTGGCACACCACCGGCTCAGGTAAGAGCTACACCATGGTGTTCCTCTGCCGTGCCCTGTTGCACAATCCAGATCTGGCCAAATGCCGATTGCTCATCGTGCTCGACCGTATAGACCTTGAGAAGCAACTTGCCGCCACCTTCCGCACCGGTGGGGCCTTCGGCTCTGCTATTGCGACCAAGAAGGAAGGTGAGAAAGCCAGGGCAGAGAGCGGCCAGGATCTTGCCAAACGGATAGGCCTTGGCACCGACCGGATCATTTTCACCCTGCTGCAGAAGTTCAACTCCGCCACCAAATATCCCGAATGCAAGAATGACAGTGAGGATATGATCGTGCTGGTGGATGAAGGCCACCGCAGTCAGGGAGGGGAGAACCACGAGCGGATGCAGCTTGCCCTGCCCAATGCCGCCTTCATTGCCTTCACCGGGACGCCGTTGCTGAAAGAGCGCAAGACCGAGAACAAGTTCGGCAAGATCCTCCATGCCTACACCATGCGCGAGGCGGTAGACGACGGCACGGTCACACCTCTGCTTTACGAAGAGCGTCAGCCGATGCTTGATGTCAACGACAAGGCCATCGACAACTGGTTCGAGAAGATCACCACGGGCCTGACCGATGAGCAGAAGGCGGACCTCAAGCGCAAATTCTCGTCCAAGGGGCAGGTCTATGGCGCGGAGCAACGCATCCGTCTGATTGCCTATGACATCGCCACCCACTTCCGTGACAACTTCAAGGATATCGGCCTCAAGGGCCAATTGGCGACCGATAGCAAACTCTCGGCCATCCGCTACAAGAAAGCGCTGGATGAGACGGCGCTAGTCACCTCCGCCGTTATCATTTCCCCCCCAGACACCCGCGAAGGTCACGAAGACACCAACGCCGCCAACGCACCCGAGGTGCAGACATGGTGGGCGCAAACCGTTGGCAATGATGCCGATGCCTATGAGGAAAATGTCATTTCAGGCTTCTCGCTGGTCGGCCCACCTGACATCCTGATCGTGGTTGACAAGCTGCTGACCGGTTTTGATGAGCCGCGCAATGCGGTGCTCTATATCGACAAGGACCTCAAGCAGCATAACCTGCTCCAGGCCATAGCCCGTGTGAACCGGCTGCATGAGGACAAAAAGTTCGGCTATCTGGTCGATTATCGCGGCATCCTGAAGGAGCTGGACACCTCCCTGCAGGACTACCAGAAGCTGGCAGAGGAAACACGCGAGGGATACGACCCTGAAGATCTGGAGGGCATCTATGCCAGTGTCAGCACGGAATATCTCCAGTTGCCGAAGCTGCATCGTGAGCTCTGGGCTTTGTTCTCCGGCGTAAAGAACAAGGCCGACAAGGAGCAGTTCCGCCGCCTTCTGGTGCCGAAGATGGTGACCGAAGAGGGGATGTCCTACGACGCAAACCTCAAATTCCGCGAGGACTTCTATGCGGCACTGACCAACTTCGGCATGTGCCTTAAGCTGGCGACTTCCACCCGCGCCTTCTTTGAAGATCCTGGCTTTGATGAGGAGAAGCTGAACCGCTACAAGGCCGACCTCAAATTCTTCATGGGGATCCGACAACAGGCACGAGCCGACGCGATGGAGACAGTGGACTTCTCTCAATATGAAAAGCAGATCCGCAACCTGCTCGATCATCAGGTGACTGGGGTGGATATTCGGGAGCCGAAGGGCCTGATCCAGGTCGGTGGCAACAAGGACGGTGATAGCTCAGAAGATCCAGAAGAGTGGAGCGACGAGAAGAAGAAGAATGAGGCCGACCTCATCCGAACACGCCTGACGCAATCCATCGAGGTGGATCTGGCAGAGGACCCCTATGCCCAGGCTGTCTTCTCGGAATTGTTGCGCGAGGCCATCGCCGAAGCAGAGGCCATGTTCGACTTCCCTGGCAAACAATATGACCTGTTCAAAGACCTCGAAGCACAAATGAAAGAGGGGGCAACGGCGGACATCCCCAATGCAATCAGAGAGAACCGCCACGTCCGGGCCTACTATGGTATTTTCAAACAGCAGATCGATCCGGTTCGCTTTGAGGAGCTGGGCGAGGAACATTTCATTGCGGAGGCGCAACTGGTAGATCGGGTGGTTATGGATGCTGTCGCCGCCAACTCACTCAGCCAGGAAGCAATCATGAATGAAATCAGCCGAAGCCTTCTGCCGACCTTCTTCAAGACCTACGGCGATATCACGATTGCCCAGAGTCTGATCTCGGCGATCCAAGACAAAGTAAGGGCCGGGACCACCAATGGCAGCTTCTGA